In one window of Arachis ipaensis cultivar K30076 chromosome B06, Araip1.1, whole genome shotgun sequence DNA:
- the LOC107605478 gene encoding cytokinin dehydrogenase 7 isoform X2: MIAYLEHFVHGNDAESRQDDTDGDVVSSLDGLEITTATASAGKDFGGTKFSKPLAVIRPSSAVDIARAVRAAAATANLTVAARGNGHSINGQAMAHRGLVLDMRAMENHCFRFGAENGSGGLRYVDVPGGALWEDVLKRCVSQFGLAPRSWTDYLGLTVGGTLSNGGVSGQAFRYGPQTANVTEMEVVTGRGETVICSEKQNSELFFAALGGLGQFGIITRARVLLQQAPDMVRWIRVVYSEFEAYTRDAEWLVSLREGEGFDYVEGFVFVNSDDPCNGWPTVPIHPNQRFDPVRLPSNAGPVLYCLELALHYRHSHHPSTLDMEVEKLVGRLRFVEGVKFEVDVSYMEFLLRVKRVEEEAKVKGIWDAPHPWLNMFISKSNIAEFDREVFKKIIKNGVGGPILVYPLLRSKLKDSNNDNHLCA, encoded by the exons ATGATAGCGTACCTGGAACACTTCGTTCACGGAAACGACGCCGAATCGAGGCAAGACGACACCGACGGCGACGTCGTTTCGTCCCTCGACGGCCTCGAAATCACAACAGCCACCGCCTCCGCCGGCAAAGACTTCGGCGGCACAAAATTCTCGAAGCCGCTCGCAGTCATCCGTCCATCCTCCGCCGTCGACATCGCTCGTGCCGTCCGAGCTGCGGCGGCCACGGCGAATCTCACGGTGGCGGCTCGAGGCAACGGTCACTCCATCAACGGCCAAGCCATGGCGCACAGAGGCTTGGTCCTCGACATGCGCGCCATGGAGAATCACTGTTTTCGTTTCGGTGCTGAAAACGGTAGCGGTGGTTTGCGATACGTCGACGTTCCGGGAGGGGCATTATGGGAAGACGTGTTGAAACGGTGCGTTTCGCAGTTCGGTTTGGCGCCGAGGTCGTGGACGGATTATTTGGGTTTAACGGTTGGGGGAACGCTGTCTAACGGCGGCGTTAGTGGACAGGCGTTCCGTTACGGACCTCAGACGGCAAACGTGACGGAGATGGAGGTTGTTACTGGGAGAGGCGAAACGGTTATCTGCTCTGAAAAGCAGAATTCGGAACTTTTCTTTGCCGCGCTTGGTGGTCTTGGACAGTTCGGTATCATTACCAGAGCTAGAGTCCTTCTTCAACAAGCTCCAGACATG GTGAGGTGGATAAGGGTAGTGTACTCAGAATTTGAGGCGTACACAAGGGACGCGGAGTGGCTAGTGAGTTTGAGAGAAGGAGAAGGTTTTGACTACGTGGAAGGCTTTGTCTTTGTGAACAGCGATGACCCTTGCAACGGCTGGCCCACAGTGCCCATTCACCCTAACCAACGGTTCGACCCGGTTCGTCTCCCTTCCAACGCTGGACCCGTCCTCTATTGCTTAGAACTCGCCCTTCATTATCGTCACTCCCACCATCCTTCAACTCTTGATATG GAAGTAGAGAAATTAGTTGGACGGTTGCGATTCGTGGAGGGTGTAAAGTTCGAAGTGGACGTGAGCTACATGGAATTCTTGCTACGTGTGAAGCGTGTTGAAGAGGAAGCAAAAGTAAAAGGGATATGGGATGCACCTCATCCATGGCTGAACATGTTTATATCAAAGTCCAACATTGCTGAGTTTGATCGTGAAGTCttcaagaaaatcatcaagaatggTGTTGGTGGCCCCATTTTAGTGTATCCCCTCTTGCGAAGCAA GTTAAAAGATTCAAACAATGACAACCACCTTTGTGCATGA